In a genomic window of Stakelama saccharophila:
- a CDS encoding patatin-like protein — protein sequence MRDKELRLALVCYGGISLAVYMHGITKEIWRLARASRAFCDDEPPTSGSQAVYRALLENIADTAGLRLRVMVDIVAGASAGGINGVFLAQAITTGQSLEPLTAMWLEKADVEALLAPSRAPSSKMTKFWALPIAWMVAGRGSNVDETVDPESRDEVRAKLEHFVRSRWFEPPFGGEQMLTMMFDALDAMAKTQEDPRLLPPGQPLDLFVTITDFAGHPERLRLNSPPEVVETEHRLVCSFTDRGHMGDALAHPAELAFAARATSSFPGAFPPFTIAELDKVVADRNVDWPHREAFLEHALPRHFAIGAVDKAALIDGSVLANAPFRPAIAALRERPARRQVDRRFIYIDPTPGHRFGASRREKDAPGFFQTIIGALSELPRQQPIRDNLEDLADRSERITRMLAIVEKIRAEVETQVVSLFGYTLFLDYPTPKRIVSWRRRAQTAAAAKAGYGHTSYGLLKVDNMIDRITELLHTVADRPGPDHRRTIHEAVNKAVRDRGYDDFGASGGDNAAPATLDFLRSHDLAFRIRRLRLVARRLTELDEEHSQAELTPIRDAVYESLAAYLECERRETFADLKPEVRDLKGDAGPLLDRVADRMDLPALDARTDDLLSRGLSALSRELRRPILLAYLGFPFFDIATLPLLQGEGLDEFDPIRVDRISPDDATAIREGGAEATLKGIQFNSFGAFFSRGYRENDYLWGRLHGADRLIDIVLSTLPSGSRMKAGHVARLKREAFHAILDEEETRLTNAAGLIAAVRKEIG from the coding sequence ATGCGCGACAAGGAATTACGGCTGGCGCTGGTCTGCTACGGCGGCATCAGCCTCGCCGTTTACATGCACGGCATCACCAAGGAGATTTGGCGCCTCGCCCGCGCCAGCCGCGCCTTCTGCGACGACGAACCGCCGACAAGCGGCAGCCAGGCGGTCTATCGCGCGTTGCTCGAAAACATTGCCGACACCGCCGGGCTGCGCCTGCGCGTCATGGTCGACATCGTCGCGGGCGCGAGCGCGGGCGGCATCAACGGCGTATTCCTGGCCCAGGCGATCACCACCGGCCAATCGCTCGAGCCGCTGACGGCAATGTGGCTGGAAAAGGCAGATGTCGAAGCGCTGCTCGCCCCGTCACGCGCGCCGTCGAGCAAGATGACGAAATTCTGGGCGCTGCCCATCGCCTGGATGGTGGCCGGGCGCGGCAGCAATGTCGACGAGACGGTCGACCCGGAAAGCCGCGACGAGGTGCGCGCCAAGCTGGAACATTTCGTCCGCTCGCGCTGGTTCGAGCCGCCCTTCGGCGGCGAGCAGATGCTGACGATGATGTTCGATGCGCTCGACGCGATGGCGAAGACGCAGGAAGATCCGCGCCTGCTCCCGCCCGGCCAGCCCCTCGACCTGTTCGTCACCATCACCGATTTCGCCGGCCATCCCGAACGGCTGCGCCTCAACTCCCCGCCCGAAGTGGTCGAGACCGAGCACCGCCTCGTCTGCTCGTTCACCGATCGCGGTCATATGGGCGATGCGCTGGCACATCCGGCCGAACTGGCCTTCGCCGCACGCGCGACCTCCAGCTTTCCCGGCGCCTTCCCACCCTTCACGATTGCCGAACTCGACAAGGTCGTGGCCGACCGCAATGTCGACTGGCCGCACCGCGAGGCGTTCCTCGAACATGCGCTTCCGCGCCATTTCGCCATCGGTGCGGTCGACAAGGCGGCGCTGATCGACGGTTCGGTGCTCGCCAACGCTCCGTTCCGCCCGGCGATCGCGGCTCTGCGCGAACGCCCCGCCCGCCGCCAGGTCGATCGCCGCTTCATCTATATCGACCCGACGCCCGGCCACCGCTTCGGCGCATCCAGGCGGGAAAAGGATGCGCCCGGTTTTTTCCAGACGATCATCGGCGCGCTGTCCGAACTGCCGCGTCAGCAACCCATTCGCGACAATCTGGAAGACCTCGCCGATCGGTCCGAACGGATCACGCGCATGCTCGCCATCGTCGAGAAGATCCGCGCCGAGGTGGAAACCCAGGTCGTGTCGCTGTTCGGCTATACGCTGTTCCTCGACTATCCGACGCCCAAGCGCATCGTCTCCTGGCGCCGCCGCGCCCAGACGGCGGCGGCGGCGAAGGCGGGCTACGGTCACACCTCCTACGGTCTGTTGAAGGTCGACAACATGATCGACCGCATCACCGAGCTGCTGCACACGGTGGCCGACCGCCCCGGCCCGGACCATCGCCGCACCATTCACGAAGCGGTGAACAAGGCGGTGCGCGATCGCGGCTACGACGATTTCGGCGCGAGCGGCGGCGACAATGCTGCGCCTGCCACGCTCGATTTCCTGCGCAGCCACGACCTCGCCTTTCGCATTCGCCGCCTGCGCCTCGTCGCCCGCCGCCTCACCGAGCTTGACGAGGAGCACTCCCAGGCGGAGCTGACGCCCATCCGCGACGCCGTCTACGAATCGCTCGCCGCCTATCTGGAATGCGAGCGGCGCGAGACCTTTGCCGACCTCAAGCCGGAGGTCCGCGACCTGAAAGGCGATGCCGGCCCGCTGCTCGACCGCGTGGCGGATCGCATGGACCTGCCCGCGCTCGACGCCCGCACCGACGATCTGTTGTCGCGGGGCCTGAGCGCCCTGTCGCGCGAACTGCGCCGCCCGATCCTGCTCGCCTATCTCGGCTTTCCGTTCTTCGACATCGCGACCCTGCCGCTGCTCCAGGGCGAGGGGCTCGACGAATTCGATCCCATCCGCGTCGATCGCATCTCCCCCGACGACGCCACCGCCATCCGCGAGGGCGGGGCCGAGGCGACCTTGAAGGGCATCCAGTTCAACAGCTTCGGCGCGTTCTTCAGCCGCGGCTATCGCGAGAACGACTATCTCTGGGGCCGTCTCCACGGGGCCGACCGTCTGATCGATATCGTCCTGTCGACCCTCCCCTCCGGCAGCCGCATGAAAGCGGGCCATGTCGCCCGCCTGAAGCGCGAGGCCTTCCACGCCATCCTCGACGAAGAGGAAACCCGCCTGACCAACGCCGCCGGCCTGATCGCGGCAGTGCGCAAGGAAATCGGCTGA
- a CDS encoding glutathione S-transferase N-terminal domain-containing protein: MIDLHYWPTPNGHKITMLLEETGLDYDIHPVNIGAGDQFKPDFLKIAPNNRMPAIVDRDPVGGGDPVAIFESGAILMYLAEKTGRFLPSDMRRRYQVIQWLMWQMGGLGPMAGQNHHFNRYAPEKIPYAIDRYVNETNRLYGVLDRQLEGRDFIAGDYSIADMACYPWIVPHEAQGQDLNDFANVKRWFDAIHDRPATLAAYAKGEEIRPASESGMTDEQKRILFGQTAKSSDR, encoded by the coding sequence ATGATCGATCTGCATTACTGGCCGACGCCCAACGGCCACAAGATCACGATGCTCCTGGAAGAGACCGGCCTCGACTATGACATCCACCCGGTGAACATCGGCGCGGGCGATCAGTTCAAACCCGATTTCCTCAAGATCGCACCCAATAACCGCATGCCGGCGATCGTCGACCGCGATCCCGTCGGTGGCGGCGACCCCGTCGCCATCTTCGAATCGGGTGCGATCCTGATGTATCTGGCGGAAAAGACCGGCAGATTCCTCCCCAGCGACATGCGCCGGCGCTATCAGGTCATCCAGTGGCTGATGTGGCAGATGGGCGGCCTCGGCCCGATGGCGGGCCAGAACCACCATTTCAACAGATATGCGCCGGAGAAGATTCCCTACGCCATCGACCGCTATGTCAACGAGACCAACCGGCTGTACGGCGTGCTCGACCGCCAGCTCGAGGGCCGCGATTTCATCGCCGGCGATTATTCGATTGCCGACATGGCCTGCTATCCCTGGATCGTGCCACACGAAGCGCAAGGGCAGGACCTGAACGACTTCGCCAATGTGAAGCGCTGGTTCGACGCGATCCATGACCGCCCCGCCACGCTCGCCGCCTATGCCAAGGGCGAGGAGATCCGCCCGGCGAGCGAGAGCGGGATGACGGACGAGCAGAAGAGGATCCTGTTCGGCCAGACGGCGAAATCATCGGACCGATAA
- a CDS encoding endonuclease/exonuclease/phosphatase family protein gives MIKVASYNTHKSIGTDRRRDPERTLHVLNEIDADVIALQEADRRFGRRMSVIAPHLLEEHTDWKPVPVTMRPMSMGWHGNVILVRKGAHILDCEPIHLPALEPRGAVMADLRVNGVPLRIIGMHLDLSGLWRRRQAHAILSHIAASAKPLPAVLMGDLNEWSTARGCLRDFGRDFAFAPCGRSFHARRPVATLDRIMASRDLTILEAGVHESAAARTASDHLPIWARLAPA, from the coding sequence ATGATCAAGGTCGCGAGCTACAATACGCACAAGTCGATCGGCACCGATCGCCGGCGCGATCCCGAACGCACGCTGCATGTCCTGAACGAGATCGACGCCGACGTGATCGCGCTGCAGGAGGCCGACCGCCGTTTCGGCAGGCGGATGAGCGTCATCGCCCCGCATCTGCTGGAGGAACATACCGACTGGAAACCGGTGCCCGTGACCATGCGCCCGATGAGCATGGGCTGGCACGGCAATGTGATCCTGGTGCGTAAAGGTGCGCATATCCTCGATTGCGAGCCGATCCACCTGCCCGCGCTGGAACCGCGCGGCGCGGTGATGGCCGATCTCCGCGTGAATGGCGTCCCTTTGCGCATCATCGGCATGCATCTCGACCTTTCCGGCCTCTGGCGGCGGCGGCAGGCGCACGCCATTCTTTCGCACATCGCCGCCAGCGCGAAGCCGCTGCCCGCCGTGCTGATGGGCGACCTCAACGAATGGAGCACCGCGCGCGGCTGCCTGCGCGATTTCGGCCGCGACTTCGCCTTTGCCCCATGCGGCCGCAGCTTTCACGCGCGCCGGCCGGTCGCCACGCTCGACCGGATCATGGCCTCGCGCGACCTGACGATTCTGGAAGCGGGGGTCCATGAAAGCGCGGCTGCACGCACCGCTTCCGATCACCTGCCGATCTGGGCTAGGCTGGCCCCCGCATAG
- a CDS encoding lmo0937 family membrane protein, which produces MLWTIAVILLILWLLGFFAFHVAGGLIHLLLVIAVIVVVWQLIAGRRRL; this is translated from the coding sequence ATGCTCTGGACGATCGCCGTCATTCTGCTGATATTGTGGCTACTCGGCTTCTTTGCCTTCCATGTCGCGGGTGGGTTGATCCATCTGCTGCTCGTGATCGCCGTGATCGTCGTGGTGTGGCAATTGATCGCGGGCCGGCGACGGCTTTGA
- a CDS encoding phosphoribosylanthranilate isomerase: MATDAKICGLSTPDTLDAAVRGGASHVGFVFFAPSPRHVSFDAVAALAARVPPHVRKVGVFVDPDDNLLDAAIAAAKLDALQLHRTAPERTAAIRGRTGREIWSAVAVKTRADLDAARRYAQAADRVLYDARTPDDAALPGGMGLRFDWTLLEGFRHPLPWALSGGLDAANVAEAIHRTGAPLVDVSSGVESAPGIKAVDKIAAFLQATAAA, encoded by the coding sequence ATGGCGACCGATGCGAAGATCTGCGGACTGTCCACGCCCGATACGCTGGATGCGGCCGTGCGTGGCGGCGCAAGCCATGTCGGATTCGTGTTCTTTGCCCCGTCGCCGCGCCATGTGAGCTTCGACGCGGTCGCAGCGCTCGCCGCGCGGGTGCCGCCGCACGTCCGTAAGGTCGGCGTATTCGTTGACCCCGATGACAACCTGCTCGACGCGGCCATTGCCGCTGCGAAACTCGATGCGCTCCAGCTTCACCGCACCGCGCCGGAGCGCACCGCCGCCATCCGCGGCCGGACAGGCCGGGAAATCTGGTCGGCGGTCGCGGTCAAGACTCGCGCCGATCTCGACGCCGCCCGCCGCTATGCCCAGGCCGCGGACCGGGTCCTCTACGACGCCAGAACCCCGGACGATGCCGCCCTTCCCGGCGGCATGGGCCTGCGCTTCGACTGGACGCTGCTGGAAGGGTTTCGCCACCCGCTTCCCTGGGCGCTGTCCGGCGGCCTGGATGCCGCCAACGTCGCCGAGGCGATCCACCGCACCGGGGCGCCGCTGGTCGATGTCTCCTCCGGCGTGGAATCGGCCCCGGGCATCAAGGCGGTGGACAAGATCGCCGCATTCCTCCAAGCGACCGCTGCGGCCTGA
- a CDS encoding response regulator — protein sequence MAETPHLLLVDDERSIREPLAQFLTKQGFRVTQVGDAATARDRLNAYAIDLVVLDIMMPGEDGLSLCRHIRATSETPVILLTARSEETDRIVGLEMGADDYVVKPFSPRELAARIKVVLRRLAAGGTRQNAPEAGAYSFAGWVLKTGERALVDREGVSVPLSTGEFNLLLALVQRPRQVLTRDQLLDLTQGREAAAFDRAIDNQVSRLRKKIEADPRDPAIIKTVWGGGYTLAAEVTRL from the coding sequence ATGGCTGAAACCCCGCACCTGCTGCTGGTAGACGACGAGCGCTCCATCCGCGAACCGCTCGCCCAGTTCCTGACCAAACAGGGTTTCCGTGTGACGCAGGTGGGCGATGCCGCCACCGCGCGCGACCGCCTCAACGCCTATGCGATCGACCTCGTCGTCCTCGACATCATGATGCCGGGCGAAGACGGCCTGTCGCTATGCCGCCATATCCGCGCGACCAGCGAGACGCCGGTCATCCTGCTCACCGCCCGATCGGAAGAGACCGACCGCATCGTCGGGCTGGAAATGGGCGCCGACGATTATGTCGTGAAGCCTTTCTCCCCGCGCGAACTCGCCGCGCGCATCAAGGTCGTGCTGCGCCGCCTCGCCGCCGGCGGGACACGCCAGAATGCGCCCGAGGCCGGCGCCTATTCCTTCGCCGGTTGGGTGCTGAAGACGGGGGAACGCGCGCTCGTCGATCGCGAGGGTGTTTCGGTCCCGCTGTCGACGGGGGAGTTCAATCTGCTCCTCGCGCTGGTGCAGCGACCGCGCCAGGTGCTGACCCGCGACCAGCTTCTCGACCTCACCCAGGGGCGCGAAGCTGCCGCGTTCGACCGCGCCATCGACAATCAGGTCAGCCGCCTGCGCAAGAAGATCGAGGCCGATCCCAGGGATCCGGCGATCATCAAGACGGTGTGGGGCGGCGGCTATACGCTGGCGGCGGAGGTGACGCGGCTGTGA
- a CDS encoding HAMP domain-containing sensor histidine kinase yields the protein MTRSLWPRSLPGQLMLLVAILLFVAQAINFALLLNGRRQLRYAQFTVPAVNRVIDSMENLRSGEPVVDRRGLRQTRIDTRSRIPVTHHDAPKVEQGIRDGLAEANLTAGAIATEIRDLRADDPRLRHRHSRRAERLRRVGTELRIAVEVPGSGWLNVRTPWPDSSNFIFWQLIAQTLVIYLVTLIPMFWIGRRIARPLRDLATAARTFDPSTPGTDVEERGPGDVRAVIIAFNQLSDRVAAMLDEKDRMLGAIGHDLRTPLAALRVRIESVEDDGDRAKMADTIDEMNRTLDDILSLARLGRPSEPATQVDLSALVDAVVEDFRDIGADVTAEETPRILVRIRPSLMRRALRNLIENAVKYAGAAEVALNQDDGHVGIAVADRGPGIPDDKLAAVFDPFTRLESSRNRETGGIGLGLALARAIVREAGGEIVLANRDGGGLVATIRLPKRPA from the coding sequence GTGACCCGCTCACTCTGGCCGCGCAGCCTGCCGGGCCAGCTCATGCTGCTGGTCGCGATCCTGCTGTTCGTGGCCCAGGCGATCAACTTCGCCCTGCTCCTCAACGGCCGTCGCCAGCTTCGCTACGCCCAGTTCACCGTGCCCGCCGTCAACCGCGTGATCGATTCGATGGAAAACCTGCGCTCGGGCGAACCGGTCGTCGACCGTCGCGGCCTGCGCCAGACCCGCATCGACACGAGGAGCCGCATCCCCGTGACCCATCACGACGCGCCGAAGGTCGAGCAGGGCATCCGCGACGGCCTGGCCGAAGCGAACCTCACCGCCGGCGCGATCGCCACCGAAATCCGCGACCTGCGCGCCGACGACCCGCGCCTGCGCCATCGTCACAGCCGCCGGGCCGAGCGCCTGCGCCGTGTCGGCACCGAGTTGCGCATCGCCGTCGAAGTCCCCGGCAGCGGTTGGCTGAACGTCCGCACCCCCTGGCCGGACAGCAGCAATTTCATCTTCTGGCAGCTCATCGCCCAGACGCTGGTCATCTATCTCGTCACCCTGATCCCGATGTTCTGGATCGGCCGTCGCATCGCCCGTCCGCTGCGCGACCTGGCGACCGCCGCGCGCACCTTCGATCCCTCTACCCCCGGCACCGATGTCGAGGAACGTGGCCCCGGCGACGTTCGCGCGGTGATCATCGCCTTCAACCAGCTTTCCGACCGCGTCGCCGCCATGCTGGACGAAAAGGACCGGATGCTGGGCGCGATCGGCCACGACCTGCGGACACCGCTGGCCGCGCTTCGCGTGCGCATCGAATCGGTCGAGGACGATGGCGACCGCGCGAAGATGGCCGACACCATCGACGAAATGAACCGAACGCTCGACGACATCCTCTCGCTCGCCCGGCTCGGCCGCCCCAGCGAACCCGCCACGCAGGTCGACCTGTCGGCGCTGGTCGATGCGGTAGTGGAGGATTTCCGCGATATCGGCGCCGACGTGACGGCGGAGGAAACGCCGCGCATCCTCGTCCGCATTCGCCCGTCGCTGATGCGTCGCGCACTGCGCAACCTCATCGAGAATGCGGTCAAATATGCCGGCGCGGCCGAGGTCGCGCTGAATCAGGATGACGGCCATGTCGGCATCGCCGTCGCCGATCGCGGCCCCGGCATCCCCGACGACAAGCTCGCCGCCGTGTTCGATCCCTTCACCCGGCTGGAAAGTTCGCGCAACCGCGAAACCGGCGGCATCGGCCTGGGCCTCGCCCTCGCCCGGGCAATCGTGCGGGAGGCGGGCGGCGAGATCGTACTCGCCAACCGCGACGGCGGCGGTTTGGTCGCCACCATTCGCCTGCCGAAACGGCCCGCCTGA
- a CDS encoding lipopolysaccharide assembly protein LapA domain-containing protein, whose product MQFLKTLFWALIIGLAAAFALNNWVPVEIRLWGGVVADVNLPLLLLVTFLIGFVPMLLAYYTVRWRLRQRLAASERALTELRALHESKPATAEPGDPAPAADATPADDGPLFSSGTGGRSA is encoded by the coding sequence ATGCAGTTTCTGAAGACCCTGTTCTGGGCGCTGATCATCGGCCTGGCCGCGGCTTTCGCGCTGAACAACTGGGTCCCGGTGGAGATCCGTCTCTGGGGCGGGGTGGTCGCGGACGTGAACCTGCCGCTGCTGCTGCTTGTCACGTTCCTGATCGGCTTCGTGCCGATGCTGCTCGCTTATTACACCGTACGCTGGCGGTTACGGCAGCGGCTCGCGGCATCGGAGCGTGCGCTCACCGAACTGCGCGCCCTGCACGAATCGAAGCCGGCCACTGCCGAGCCCGGCGATCCCGCGCCCGCCGCCGACGCGACGCCCGCGGATGACGGCCCGCTATTTTCCTCCGGCACCGGAGGGCGCAGCGCGTGA
- a CDS encoding EF-hand domain-containing protein, whose amino-acid sequence MKKLIISAALAATSLTGVAVAAQQQPAPAGRHHFGPDANKDGIVTRDEAIAAADARFARQDADKDGQLSADEMGRHHKGMRGHHRKHGGRWMKRLDTNGDGQLSDAERQAGKARMTARLDTDGNGTVSAEEKQAARAKWQEHRGKRGHGGMHERMMQRFDANKDGALSDTEKQAAKAQFEARRDQMRERMMAKLDTDENGTISQAEFRAAAMDRFARADANKDGRIDKAEHDAVRAKMKARDQMRDRNGPPPPPPAD is encoded by the coding sequence ATGAAGAAGTTGATCATTTCGGCCGCACTCGCCGCCACGTCGCTGACCGGCGTCGCTGTCGCGGCGCAGCAGCAGCCCGCGCCCGCCGGTCGCCATCATTTCGGCCCGGACGCCAACAAGGACGGCATCGTCACCCGCGACGAAGCCATCGCCGCGGCCGATGCCCGGTTCGCCCGCCAGGACGCCGACAAGGACGGCCAGCTCTCGGCGGACGAGATGGGACGCCACCACAAGGGCATGCGCGGCCATCACCGCAAGCATGGCGGTCGCTGGATGAAGCGGCTCGACACCAATGGCGACGGCCAGCTCTCCGACGCGGAGCGTCAGGCGGGCAAGGCCAGGATGACCGCGCGGCTCGATACCGACGGTAACGGCACTGTCTCGGCCGAGGAAAAGCAGGCCGCCCGCGCCAAATGGCAAGAACATCGCGGCAAGCGCGGCCACGGCGGGATGCACGAACGCATGATGCAGCGCTTCGACGCCAACAAGGACGGCGCGCTGTCGGATACTGAAAAACAGGCTGCCAAGGCGCAGTTCGAGGCGCGCCGCGACCAGATGCGCGAGCGAATGATGGCGAAGCTCGACACCGACGAGAACGGCACCATCAGCCAGGCCGAATTCCGCGCGGCCGCGATGGATCGCTTCGCCAGGGCCGACGCCAACAAGGACGGCCGCATCGACAAGGCCGAACACGACGCGGTCCGCGCGAAGATGAAGGCCCGCGACCAAATGCGCGACCGCAACGGCCCGCCGCCTCCGCCGCCCGCCGATTAA
- the trpB gene encoding tryptophan synthase subunit beta, translating into MMTANSYRTQPDERGHFGDYGGRYVAETLMPLILELDRAYRAAKADPAFTAEFEDLLEHYVGRPSPLYYAERLTEALRADAAPGKGAAVWFKRDELNHTGAHKINNCIGQILLAKRMGKTRIIAETGAGQHGVATATVAARFGLPCVIYMGAKDAARQQPNVFRMKLLGAEVRAVESGAKTLKDAMNEALRDWVANVHDTFYIIGTAAGPHPYPELVRDFQSVIGREAREQMQARTGRLPDLLVAAIGGGSNAIGLFHPFLDDAQVKMLGVEAAGEGLDSKHAASLAGGFPGVLHGNKTYLLQTQDGQITEAHSISAGLDYPGIGPEHAWLKDIGRVEYTAVTDEQALDAFQLLCRTEGIIPALEPSHAIAAVAAKAREMDEDQVILANLCGRGDKDIFTVAEALGVAI; encoded by the coding sequence ATGATGACCGCGAACTCCTACCGCACTCAGCCCGACGAACGGGGCCATTTCGGCGATTATGGCGGCCGCTACGTCGCCGAGACGCTGATGCCGCTTATCCTCGAACTCGACCGCGCCTATCGCGCCGCGAAGGCCGATCCGGCGTTCACGGCGGAGTTCGAGGACCTGCTCGAACATTATGTCGGCCGCCCCAGCCCGCTTTATTATGCCGAGCGGTTGACCGAGGCGCTGCGCGCGGATGCAGCGCCCGGCAAGGGCGCGGCTGTCTGGTTCAAACGCGACGAACTCAATCACACCGGTGCGCACAAGATCAACAACTGCATCGGCCAGATCCTGCTCGCCAAACGCATGGGCAAGACGCGCATCATCGCGGAAACCGGCGCCGGCCAGCACGGGGTGGCGACCGCCACCGTCGCCGCCCGCTTCGGCCTGCCCTGCGTCATCTATATGGGCGCCAAAGATGCGGCGCGGCAGCAGCCCAACGTATTCCGCATGAAGCTGCTGGGCGCGGAGGTTCGCGCGGTGGAGTCGGGCGCGAAGACGCTGAAGGACGCGATGAACGAAGCGCTCAGGGACTGGGTCGCCAACGTTCACGACACCTTCTACATCATCGGCACCGCCGCCGGCCCGCACCCCTATCCCGAGCTTGTTCGCGATTTCCAGAGCGTGATCGGCCGAGAGGCGCGCGAGCAGATGCAGGCGCGCACCGGTCGCCTGCCCGACCTGCTCGTCGCCGCGATCGGCGGCGGGTCGAACGCGATCGGGCTGTTTCATCCCTTTCTAGACGATGCACAAGTGAAGATGCTCGGCGTCGAAGCGGCGGGCGAAGGGCTGGACAGCAAGCATGCCGCCAGCCTCGCCGGCGGTTTTCCGGGCGTGCTTCACGGCAATAAGACCTATTTGCTGCAAACGCAGGACGGTCAGATTACCGAGGCCCATTCGATCAGCGCCGGCCTGGACTATCCCGGCATCGGTCCCGAACATGCCTGGCTGAAGGATATCGGCCGGGTGGAATATACCGCGGTTACCGACGAGCAGGCGCTCGACGCTTTCCAGCTCCTGTGCCGCACGGAAGGCATCATCCCGGCGCTGGAACCTTCACACGCCATCGCAGCGGTCGCCGCCAAGGCACGGGAAATGGACGAGGATCAGGTCATCCTCGCCAATCTGTGCGGCCGCGGCGACAAGGACATCTTCACCGTCGCCGAAGCCCTGGGAGTCGCGATATGA
- the pyrF gene encoding orotidine-5'-phosphate decarboxylase, which yields MKSPIYVALDTPDIDRAKAVATRVKQHVGGIKLGLEFFMANGRHGVHEMAEVGLPVFLDLKLHDIPNTVAKAIQALRPLDPAILTVHAAGGRAMLEDAKAAAAAGTKVVAVTMLTSLDGADMRSIGLAADPHEQVLRLAELARESGVDGIVCSGEEVSAAHKAWKDGFFVVPGVRPAAGKSADQKRVVTPRAALDGGASVLVIGRPITQADDPDEAARAIEATL from the coding sequence GTGAAATCACCGATCTACGTTGCACTCGACACTCCCGATATCGACCGCGCCAAGGCGGTTGCGACGCGCGTGAAACAGCATGTCGGCGGCATCAAGCTCGGCCTCGAATTCTTCATGGCGAACGGCCGTCACGGCGTTCACGAGATGGCGGAAGTCGGTCTGCCGGTCTTCCTCGACCTCAAGCTGCACGACATTCCCAACACGGTCGCCAAGGCGATCCAGGCGCTGCGCCCGCTCGACCCCGCGATCCTGACGGTCCACGCCGCCGGTGGCCGCGCGATGCTGGAGGATGCCAAGGCGGCGGCCGCCGCCGGCACCAAGGTCGTGGCGGTGACGATGCTCACCAGCCTCGACGGTGCCGATATGCGCTCGATCGGCCTGGCCGCCGACCCGCACGAACAGGTGTTGCGTCTCGCCGAACTCGCACGGGAATCGGGCGTCGACGGCATCGTCTGTTCCGGCGAGGAGGTGTCGGCCGCGCACAAGGCCTGGAAGGACGGGTTCTTCGTCGTCCCCGGCGTCAGGCCCGCCGCCGGCAAGTCCGCCGATCAGAAGCGCGTCGTCACGCCCCGCGCAGCGTTGGACGGCGGTGCCTCGGTCCTCGTCATCGGCCGCCCGATCACCCAGGCCGACGATCCGGACGAGGCCGCCCGCGCGATCGAGGCGACGCTCTAG